In Bacteroidota bacterium, one genomic interval encodes:
- a CDS encoding CYTH domain-containing protein produces the protein MAQEIERKFLVKSDAFKSEAVKEMRITQGYLSSVPERTVRVRIKGEKGFMTIKGIGSESGASRYEWEREISVEDTNELLKICEPGVIDKTRFNVKSGEHTFEVDEFYGENEGLTVAEVELSSEDEAFDKPEWLGEEVTGDVKYYNSMLMKNPYKNW, from the coding sequence ATGGCACAGGAAATAGAAAGAAAATTTTTGGTTAAAAGCGATGCTTTTAAATCAGAAGCTGTAAAAGAAATGAGAATCACTCAGGGATACTTATCATCAGTTCCGGAAAGAACTGTACGTGTACGTATCAAGGGAGAAAAAGGGTTTATGACAATCAAGGGGATTGGAAGTGAGTCTGGAGCTTCTCGTTACGAGTGGGAAAGAGAAATCTCTGTAGAAGATACTAACGAATTGTTAAAAATCTGTGAACCGGGAGTTATCGACAAAACCCGTTTTAACGTAAAATCGGGAGAGCATACTTTCGAAGTTGATGAGTTCTACGGCGAAAACGAAGGTTTAACTGTTGCAGAAGTAGAGCTTTCGTCGGAAGATGAAGCTTTCGACAAGCCGGAATGGTTAGGAGAAGAAGTAACAGGAGATGTAAAATATTACAACTCAATGCTGATGAAAAATCCATATAAAAACTGGTAA
- a CDS encoding SLC13 family permease yields the protein MTELKHQEEKFDVLDMNNYRIEKLPVREKSRFEEILVVIGVPLALISFLLIMFFLDLSFLKNIDPDSLTIASKANFDKIGMTEFIFANRAMLAIFVAALILWITEAIPNYLTSLILIIALVLTGVLPEKVAYAQLGHKVMWLNILSFVLASMLVATGVAKRFALWFILKFGKNASSVMLSFIVINVVLSLFISATTAKATILLPIMMIVAAVYGATRGNRNNFGRNLILQNLFQINMGAASFMTGSGANLLAVSLIAGAIGTDIFFSEWMIAAFPVALGLMLIAWIVGTRIIFPIKKEDRLPSIPGGMESLQKELDKMGKISFEEMKALVIFGFILTLWVTDKWHGVSPTAVAFVGAIIALMPKVGIVEWNDVDIPWHLLMFSAGAYTLGAGFKYTNLPSISVNAFFDEMGLGTDTPFWVLYVILTGVMIYSALFMQSKTMRSMIFIPIAIGVATKFDFSIMSLAFPVALLIEHVYVLPFNSKPSLLLYSTDHYSWTDTFKYGIIMQTIAWGMSILMAMTYFKWLGITPNGLFDIF from the coding sequence ATGACTGAATTGAAACACCAAGAAGAAAAATTTGATGTACTGGATATGAATAATTATCGGATAGAAAAGCTTCCGGTAAGAGAAAAATCCAGATTTGAAGAAATTTTAGTGGTTATAGGAGTACCATTAGCTCTGATTTCTTTTCTTTTGATAATGTTCTTTTTAGATTTATCATTCTTAAAAAATATCGATCCCGATTCGCTGACAATAGCTTCTAAAGCTAATTTTGATAAAATTGGGATGACCGAGTTTATTTTCGCAAACAGAGCAATGCTTGCAATTTTTGTAGCGGCTCTTATTTTGTGGATAACAGAAGCTATTCCGAACTATTTAACCTCATTGATTTTAATAATAGCTTTGGTATTAACCGGAGTATTGCCCGAAAAAGTTGCTTATGCACAGTTAGGGCATAAAGTAATGTGGTTAAATATTCTTTCGTTTGTTTTGGCGAGTATGTTAGTAGCTACAGGTGTAGCAAAAAGATTTGCTCTGTGGTTTATCCTGAAATTTGGAAAGAATGCATCCTCTGTAATGCTTAGTTTTATTGTGATAAATGTTGTTTTATCATTATTTATTTCGGCAACAACTGCAAAAGCAACAATTCTATTGCCAATTATGATGATAGTTGCAGCCGTATATGGAGCAACAAGGGGTAACAGAAATAATTTTGGTAGAAATTTGATACTCCAAAATCTCTTTCAAATAAACATGGGGGCAGCGTCGTTTATGACCGGTTCCGGGGCAAACTTACTGGCGGTTTCGTTAATTGCCGGAGCAATAGGAACCGATATTTTCTTTTCCGAATGGATGATAGCAGCATTTCCGGTAGCCTTAGGTCTAATGCTGATAGCCTGGATTGTTGGAACCAGAATAATTTTCCCGATTAAAAAAGAAGATAGATTACCAAGTATTCCCGGTGGAATGGAAAGTTTACAAAAAGAACTTGACAAAATGGGGAAAATTTCTTTCGAAGAAATGAAGGCATTAGTAATCTTTGGATTTATATTAACACTTTGGGTAACCGACAAATGGCATGGTGTAAGCCCTACCGCAGTTGCTTTTGTTGGTGCTATTATAGCTTTAATGCCTAAAGTAGGCATAGTAGAATGGAATGATGTGGATATTCCCTGGCACTTACTTATGTTCTCTGCCGGTGCTTATACATTAGGGGCAGGATTTAAATATACTAATCTTCCAAGTATATCTGTAAATGCATTTTTCGATGAAATGGGCTTGGGTACAGATACTCCTTTTTGGGTTTTGTATGTTATTCTTACCGGAGTTATGATATATAGTGCTCTGTTTATGCAGTCGAAAACCATGAGGTCTATGATTTTTATTCCAATAGCTATTGGGGTAGCAACTAAATTTGATTTTTCGATAATGAGTTTGGCTTTTCCTGTAGCATTATTAATAGAACATGTGTACGTTTTACCATTCAACAGTAAGCCTTCATTACTTCTATATTCTACAGACCATTATAGCTGGACTGACACTTTTAAGTATGGGATTATAATGCAAACTATAGCATGGGGAATGTCTATACTAATGGCAATGACTTATTTTAAATGGTTGGGGATTACTCCGAACGGTCTTTTTGATATTTTTTAG